A stretch of the Bombus huntii isolate Logan2020A unplaced genomic scaffold, iyBomHunt1.1 ctg00000108.1, whole genome shotgun sequence genome encodes the following:
- the LOC126876966 gene encoding survival motor neuron protein-like produces QLACGSGPAQIVFLLITLLFKYIFYLTIYPRVFSVYTPNNLNSTCVVKFVGYGNTQKVELSSLLESEGLQSQIAQQKKALEEKFNEENDETCETNFSTNVNSKKYNVEKMDCDSEEANAYKHHFIPGPSFNSMTDIMPPAPPLPPQLMAKLPDNDTDALSSMLMSWYISGYMVYYTGYYHGLKQARNNQENRKNC; encoded by the exons cagctagcgtgcggatctggaccagctcaaattgtatttttacttattacacttctatttaaatatattttctaccttacaatttatccacgtgttttctctgtttacacaccgaataacctcaacagcacgtgtgttgtaaaatttgtag GCTATGGTAATACACAGAAAGTCGAGTTGAGTTCTCTTTTAGAATCAGAAGGTTTGCAAAGTCAAATAGCACAACAAAAGAAAGCTTTGGAAGAGAAATTCAATGAAGAGAACGATGAGACTTGTGAgactaatttttctacaaatgtaaattcgaaaaaatataatgtagaaaaaatggattgtgACTCTGAAGAAGCAAATGCGTATAAACATCACTTCATACCGGGACCATCTTTCAATTCGATGACTGATATAATGCCACCTGCACCTCCTTTACCACCACAATTAATGGCCAA ATTACCAGATAATGATACAGACGCACTTTCAAGTATGTTGATGTCATGGTATATTAGtggttacatggtatattacacag gtTATTACCATGGTTTGAAACAAGCAAGAAACAATCAAGAGAACAGGAAGAACTGttga